The sequence below is a genomic window from Venturia canescens isolate UGA chromosome 9, ASM1945775v1, whole genome shotgun sequence.
ATATTCAACACTCTCCTACCGCCTTTGGATGGAAAAATCGTTGTTGACGTTGGCTCGCGACTCGGAGCTGTTCTGTACGGCGTGagtaaatttgatcaattatgAAATGACAGAAACTCATTTTTGCATGGAAACCACTGAACCTTGCCTCGGActcttcaacttttttccactgaaaaatttgtgtttctcTTCAATCGGCCTGGAGATTTGACATTCGTATACTGCAAATGAActcggatttttcgaaaaattcacctcctcgaataattttcatgaaacCAATAAACGAATCCACAGGCTTACGCGTACACCGACGCGAAAAGAATAATCGGTGTCGAAATGAACAAGGAATTTTGTGACCTCCAGAACGAGATAATACGAAAGTACAAGATGGAAAATCGACTCGAAATAATAAACAGTCGCATCGAGGAAGCAGCGGAAGTCGTTAAATCAGCGGACGTTTTGATACTGAACAACGTCTTCGAGTTTTACTTGTCAGAGtcggaagagaaagagatatgGAAATTCTTGCATGCGAATCTCAAGAGCGGGAGCTTCGTGGTGAGTCGTCCAGCGATTTCGGAAACTTTTGCGACTCTCGAGACGGGAATTCGGCTTGACGAGTGGCTCAAGGCCGAAGTTGTCCCATCGAATAACCACAACTCATTTGGAATTGATCAGAACGACgacgaaaacgaagaaaactcaGAAATAAGTTGCTACGTCGTTCTGTAAGCTTCGacgattcaataaaaaaacaaatgacttCGAGAGAAAACGTTGGTTGTTGCCGTCGAGTATCGTGCTGGtctcttttgttttcatcAACAAGAGCACCGCCTCGGGCTAccatttttactatttttcgaCGATTCCTGTTTCTCTCAAGTTTATCGAGCCTCGATCGATCGTACCGTATGTTCACATCGTTTTGCGAGACGGTCGTCCACGATAAATCGTCTCCCAGCCCGAGCCCGCTCTCGCCCCGTCCGACGAGTAGGAGAGAAAATGTAACGGTGCTGTAAACTGGTCAAGTTCAAATCCGGGGTTCAGTCGACCATCGGCTATTACGCGATGACAATCGTCCCCGCAACATTCGAATGTGCAATGAAGCGCACGCGTTTTATCGGTGAATAACTGTGAATATTAAAATTACCGGAAATCAACGATACCCGCGCCAAAGTACGCCTTTTCTTTGTTATTGTGATTTATCAAACGTTGGAGAATAAATATCTGTGAAATAATCGTCCGGAATAACTAAAGCTCCAggaaataacaaaaagtttataatTCGAACGACACGCAGTTGCAGCGACTCGCTTACAGTCGCACGTTCTCAAAAATAGTTCGATTAATCTTTATTGTTCTCGTTGTTATCTATTACCGGTTtcatatgaaaattttaatttatttgtacAACCTTGACTTTTATCTCCGCGCTATTGCGGTCGCAGCCGGCTCACCGTATCGCGTTTACACACGGGAGCCAGAAGGAGAATTTCACGGTAACCCTATGCGCCGATCAACCTTTGTCGTCGTTTTGTATTAATCGCATATTCGGGCGGAGTAGGAATATCGGATAATTACTGCAATTTATTAAAGCCTCTGTGacctttttcactttcaaactCGTTTTATAAACTGCTGTCAACGCGACATTTAACGGCGTGATTGATTAACGGAATGGAGTAATCGGAAGGCTCGTAAACGAATTTAGGGCCACGATATATCCCGCCCCGAACACCGTTTCGACGCGCtgcgatttttcatcgaattaatCGGCTTCCAGTGCCGAATTCATCCAGACTTTGGTTAGgttgacaaaagaaaaaatttgcactCGGATCCAAAAACTCTTTggtttttgacgaaatttggcaaagcaatagaaattttcttcCACTCTTTTATTTCCAAGTCTACGAACCGGAGGgcttcgggattttcatttgtcCAGATGCGCCTCGAACGGCACGACGATCGTGCACTTAAGTGgcgacacaaaagtgtgtcgtgAAGAAAATGAAGTGAACCGGTCAGAAAAATAAAGACTGGCGGAGTttgaaatggggaaaaatgacgtttgaggtgaattgaaaaataagcgAAAGAATTGAGCAATTAGTCGGCATGTGAGACCAGTTATTAACAGGTTGTTGTGCATCACGAAAGAAAGAAGTGCGTCCTGTTTGTATGACTATATACATTCTACAAATAGTGACGGTAAAAAAAGGCTAAGAAACGAGGTCGGGCGTTCTCGGTGACGTACTTgagacgatatttttttctcagtttaaTTCCAGTCGAACGAGCTAGAGACAACGCTCAAAATAATCCATTTCGTTTAGTCGGTTGTTTACGTTGACGACGAAATTCGGGAGTTCATCGGTTACTGTgcgaatttgtatgtttttcaCGCCTCAACTTTGTATCGATAAGTGTAATTGCTTATCTGGGACAGAAATGAGAGTCACTGGCCTTCGAATCGACATTGACCCGTTTCCATTTTAAAATTGGCCTCCGGGCGGCTCTAACTGGATCTAAACAATGTTTTCACTCGATCGCGATCCGATTCTTCACTTCGAATTTTGACATCCCATTTATTTATCGCTGCAAGCTGTAGTGTTTATGTGCGACGAATATTATTTTCCCCACTTCAGAACTCATCGATAGAGGGAAGCATGGGAAAAAGGGCGGGAGGTTCGGACTCTCGTGACCGTAGCGCCACCACCTGgtggtgagaaaaaacacGGTGAAATCCAACTCGCTCCAGCGGCTGTCACGGGAAGCTCTCTATTTATTTGGATAACAGCAATCAAATGTTTTTATCGAAGGTCACAAAGTACGTAGTCAACTTTATTATGTATCGTTTATCGTTTAATACAACGCCGGTTAGAATCTTTAGAAATAACGCGCATACCGGAGCTTCCTCTGTCATGGCGTAGAGATGGAAACGGGCAGCTGTCGTAGCAATTATTCGACGCGCACGAGATACGCTTGAGAAGTATCGATGTTTCGATTCGATAAAGCCTGTAGAGGGCGTCCTGCGACAAAACGTTCGGATTGTGAACCCGAGTTCCGGCCCAAATTtgctttgtttttgttttcaacaaATTCGAATAGTGGACTCCATTTCATCGCGGATACCGACAAAACTGTTGAAGTTAGACCAAAAACACATGGGACTAAATTTGTAGCGTAGAAAATTTCCCACAATACAGACCCCGCCCACAATTTTGTATTCTCGGCAGTTAGCCCCGCGAACCGACCAGAAAATAACTGGCGTCCATTATTCTCttgtcattttttctatcCGCTCTTACAACTCAACTATgctaaaattgaagaaacgtcGTTCGGGACTTTTTTGTAAGAAATTTCACGCATTACAAAATTGGCCCTTCGGTAATTCGCCACGCATCCTCGTATTTCCACATTCGTGATTCTCCAGGAaagattgatgaaaaaaatcgttgcgaCACTTCGGTCATGGACTATGTTTTGAACGATTCGTCGTCGGACACCCTCTATACGTGTATGACGTACGAGTATGCGGATGCTCGAAAAGAATGTACAGAAATTTCATTATGAATTCCAAACAATGACAAATATTGGACACCGCGAACGAGGCGGATGTTCTTTGTCGATTAATGAACTTATTGACTGGGTACGACTGGAGGATGCTGAGGCTCGAACGAAGTAAAAGTATGTTCAAAGTGTGACGAGATCGAAATTTGCACTATCAACgagatatttttattgattcctGCTCGAACTTACTCGATATATCTCTCGAcacaaaaattctttcaaaaacttcaataaaatatattttcatcaagatttctCAATAATAACGAACAAAGTTTCCAAAAAGTCATCGGGCAAAAATTATTCGTCACAGTTTTAAGAAATGTGACGACAAAGGAATGTCCCCCATCAGCTGATCACAGTGAAACGCACGAGCCCAGTCTTGGCCCTGCGGGCAACCGCGAGAGTCAAAAAAAACGACCGTATCGAATAAAATGTCgataatcgaatttttctaaaacttGAATTTCATCGAATTACTTTAATAatgagtcgatttttttcgtttttttcattggacAAGCCCTTCGAATACTGCCTCGTTTATGAAAAGGTTGGACTTTTGGACCACCCCGTACACCGACGCAGGTGTGAGGTAAAACGAGCGCTCCTGGCGTAACAAAGCGCGATTCCTAACCACCGTTTTATTCGTTGCCgagaaaatagttttttttctggttccAATGTTATGCGCACACTTTTCACGGCGTGAATAATCGCGCGAGTATTTTGCGCCTATCGGTATAAATTCTTCAGTTGGAAAAATATCCgccatgtttttttcaataatttattctTCGCTCTTCTCACGCGAGTGTGAGAGCTCGAAGCCAGAGGTAATATTTCCGCAGCTTTGAAATCCGAACAATATTTCCCTCTCGTCGAATATTCGGTATGCGCAAAGAAAGATATTTCTACGGATAATTTATGATTGAAGTTattctcgataaaaaaaattctcacaaaATGTGTCACTTACACTATTTTCTACACTCAAAGTTTTCAACATATAATTACAccgaattcatttttcatccttttagTCATAAAACAACGAACTCGACACTAAATTTCTGCATAAGGACACAAATTTGATCCGAAAAATATTATTGGCCCAGTAGAAAAAGGTTTATCTTGATGTAAAAATAATACTTTCAATAGAAGCGGTGACTGTTCGTCACTCTTATTCAAATTTGTATTTCCTAATACACGCCGAAAAGCGTTGCCGCGACGCGATGAATCGATGGGGTAAATGACTCGGCTACGTGTTTACCAGACTCTGTGACTGCTCTCTGTGGCTCtatacgcgcgcacacacacacacacacacgccatGACACTAAAGTAGAGAAAACTGTGTCACGATCGATctaatcgaataaaaatgtgaaaaactcGAGTGGTGATGAATGAGGTAAGATGGGATAATAAAATAGACTTCAATACACCGCTCGGTGCGGGAgccattttgtttttcgttatttattaCGATAGAATATTTATGTTTGCACACAATATTACGCCTGGGAGATACACGTGAAGAGTTgtaaattacctaacctactGTTGACTtataaatgatgaaaataggatgaaaaataaaaagcatatatatatagcgACGAGCGTGTATGGGAAGAACGTTATCGCAAAAGAGAGCGCGTTCGTATAGTTGTTGGAATCGCGATGATGGGCTCAAGTGGCCAACCAGGCACTTGAACCGAACAAGATAATGGACCGATTGTGCCGTATcatccttttttctccctctctctttttcgaaCGACAAAGCTGCAGGAGCGACGAGAAAGCGAATGAAacttgatatatatatatacgacaAGGATCCCGGTCATGAAAGAGTGGCCAATCGCTACGCGAATTCAACATCACTCAATCGAAATACTTTCTTGTTTCTTTGAGCATCTCTGACGCACGTGTGTGACGTCAATCGTACACGAGAGAAGCAAAAAGCGAAGGCGCGCGCGAGAGGCCCGATAACACACAAAAACCAGAATTTTAAACAAATGTAATATCAAGCTATCGAGCTATTCGGGATACTTATTGAAATGTCGAACTCGATTGGCAAACTCTACACGATCCTTCACTCTGTACATCGAACCTTGGAATAGTTGGGTTATTTTttagcgaataaaaaattatccaaagtacgtcgctcgctcgctctctagATTTGGGCACAATGGGATGCAACGAGAGGGCACTGTTTCCCCACTTACgaaacaaaagattatcgtGAAACATATGAATTCAAGGTGGCGCTATTTTCCTTTGAAATTTAAACCGTTCGGATCTacgttccattttttttactttagaTTGATAAATAATAAGACGCGACtgcgaaaagtgaaaaaatgtggagACACGGGAAACTGAAAAGCAATTGATTATTGTTCCACGGATCATGATGACAGTAATGTTTGCCCGATTATTCGTCATTCGCTAGGCGTGAATAATCACCCAGCTCTTCGCGGAGCTTTTGCACCTCGCTCCTACCGTTACTCACACAAACATTACGAATTACGAGCCAGCTAGTACCGAGAAGCGTAAACTCTAAGGTGTAGCTCCGGAGTGACTCGATGCCCCCTTCCTTAAGTAACTCGAACATCAATTGAACGTTCTACTTCGGCGTTGTTATTGTTGTTTGTGTTTATTATCGATGTACCGTTAGAAAACATTGGGACAATTCAAAGTGAGAAGCTACCGAACATGGCCGACTACGACGCCGGCGTTGCGACTCGTAACGGCGGAATGTAGTGGTGAAATACGCCCGTGTCGAGTTCTACACGTACAACCTACGATTGCCAGTTGAAGTGGCGGCTTCGCCGACGCACGTCGAAAGAAAGTTCCGCGTACGTGAAAATTGTCTCGTTCCACTTGAAACTGCAtgaggaaataataaaaatacaaataagaAGGAGACTGAATTGAATGCTTTTTCACTGTGGGATCGAGAGTTGCATTTCATTCGTGCACACGACTATGTGAATGAATACAACGGTGTGATATGCTCTTTTAATTTTCTCGggtatataataaaataataacagaGAGTAATACTACGAGAAAGACAAAAATAAATGGTGGGGAATACAGTGAATAAAGAcacatttattattaatttaaaacTTTGTGTCCGGAGCACTTGACATAGAAAAATCCACGAGTGTTAAAATACGGCGAAAATTATTGCATGTCTTCGTTGGGGTTGTTAATAAGGAAATAAATCAGGATTAGAAATCACCGGAGAATCTTCAAGTTATCCGAGATTTTATCTCATCTCTGTatggttttgttttttttttgtttttcagtacAACCGAGGAAAATTTTAAATGGCGGgaacgtttgaaattttcaagtgaAATGAAGTGTAAAAGTGCTCTAAAACTGCGAATAGAAAAAGGCGAGATCAACGAGGTTGATgttatcgagaatatcgaggAACACGACGAGTTTAATGCCACTAGCATGATGCCGGTGGCCACTAGAAAACTTAGCAAAAGTCCACAGAGCGACGAGGGCATTGAACCCGACTCTGAGAAAAGCAAACTCACGGTTAGTCGCTCTTGGAGCCTAGATTCCAATAATCATTGCGAAGAAGACTCTCCAAGAGCAGAAAAATTGTGGGCGAGAAGAAGAAGCAAACAAAAAGTTACAAGATGCTGCAGCTCCGACAGTGCTGTTCTCAGTGACGAAGAACAGGTCAAAGGTATATTTGTTTTCCTTCCTTCTTCCATTCTTTTAGCTTTCTGTCTTgattcttttacttttttttttccaatatttttctaaatttttgcACCTCGCATACCATCTGTTTTTAATATTCATCatgttttttatctttcaataTTATTCTTTCATATCcatcgcttttttttcaatttgtttgtactcagcttcattatttttttttttacctatcATTGTCGTTCATAATATTCACTgtttattcttttctttcaataaatttctttctatcaTCCGCTATTCATTAAACCTTtgcactgtttttttctcataagaGAAATTTCAATCCTCATTTTGTTCATTGAATGTTTCAAGTCAGTAATTGCTATTTGTCTTTCGTATCATCCATCACgtttatttgaatttataCAATTTATGGACAATttcgatgataaaaatgaatgaaaatctcTTAATCTAACTCGACATATATATGGAAAGACCAGAATTCTAGAAAGACAGAATACAGCGGAAATACTGAGCAATATTGGCTAAATCGTTCCGATGAATCAATTTCTGAAATAATTCATGAAACCTTGTTCCGTACGGTAGAaaagaattgtcaaatttttatcaaacatcCAGTAGAGTCCTGGACAAAGAGTCTGGATTTTAATAAAAGTCCACATTATGTCAAATCGATATATTTTCtaacaacaataaaaaattggttttcggACGTCGAATCAGAACTCCACATTTGTAATTATCATTCATACCTTGTGTTTATGGTAAAAAAGTTATTGACtagaaattcaaacgtttCCTTATCAGTCAATTTACTGTGGTATCTTTGAGCGAATGAGTCGAGGTAATTTTTGAGCTTTCAACCAAAGTCATAAATTTtagcgaaaaataaatttaagataAAATCATTGGAAAAGTTGAGAAGATTCGTAGACAGAATTTGAAATAGGAAGAAAAATCTAATTTAAATGTTCATTCTGTTCAAAGGCTGGGAAAATATGATAATCTGCGATCGAGCAGAGTATGACGAACCATCCGAGGGTAAACCACGGTATTGGCGAACTCCAAGCGTCGTCGTAAGCGACTATTCAGATTACTCGtatttggaagaaaaatacgagaGGAGCGATCTCGAGCTCGAGAAATACGAGGGTGTCGTTAGCGAAACTACCAGCAGAGCGAGCAGTTGTTCTTGCCTCGATTGTGACGAAATCGGGGAATTCGAGGATCTCACCAGCCCCTTGGACAATCATTTACTTCAGGTTTGCGGAAGAAGAAGACATTCGGATTCTTGTTGCGCGTGCCTCGCTTCTAACACTTCGATCACACATAGGTATATTCACATCTATTAGAAAAAACGACGCATTGTTAGGTCTACTTCGAAACCAGTTGAGTcaacagaatatttttcacgttcaAATCACTGTTAATTACTTCCTTCTACTGATTTTCCAACTAGCATCTTCTCTTATAAAATAAGAGCAGCTTAATAGTCCTTTTGAgcagtttttttccatctctggCAGACAGCCAATGAGTAGCACCGggaattgttttcttttggtAAATAGTCCCCTGTTGGCGTGAAGATTCACGATTTTTAAATCtgaaacgagaagaaaatggcattcattaaaattgatttCTCATGAAAATGGCTCAACTTTGTTTGAGTACTTTCTGAGTCTGAGAGAGATTTGGCGTCTTGCCAGCTCGCTCTGTGGTATCCCAATCCCGAAGATGTTGAGCTCAttcgaaatttgtttttacagCCAAATAAACGAGCCAGCAAGCCGACGAAATTCTTGTCTAGCATCACCGAATCCGTATCGGTACAAGAATGACAATTCAACGGAGTACAGAAATCCTGAGCAACGGAGCAGCAGCGCGACGAGAACAGAGAGCGGGAACAACGCTGAAGATACGAAAAGAAGTATTGAACTGTTGGACATCCCACCGTTTCGAAAGATTTCCGATTGTTCGACAAATTCGAGTTTGAGCGGCGATGATTTTGAAGTCACCGAGCTCCAACCGCTCAAGAGGCCGCAGGTCagtattattttatatttcatttttgtagTTTAAACCCGAGCTCTACAGTTGGAAAATGTGCCACGAGTTGCGGCTAAAGGATGATCGAAGGGAACGTCGAGGATTCGAAAAACCGACGAGCGAAGCGTTTCAGTTTATTCCAACGACTCAAGTACCTCGGAAATCATTTCTGATTTGATTGATTGAAGACCTTTCCAGTTTGAAATATCGACGGTGAATCGCACTGAACAATTTCGTAAGGCAACAGCGAGGAATTACCtcaccgagaaaaaaaaattcgttgtaACGCGTTTGGAAGGTGACACGTAGGCGTGCGCCAGTCCTAATCGGTTTGACAAGGAGATTATAATTAAAAGAGTACAAGGATTCAGAATCccgaattaatgaaaacaaGATGGCAAACGCGACGCTTATCAACGAACTGCGACCTACGGGTGATTAAATTAATTCCTGCTCACTCGATGTATTTGCTCAGTGATGACGTGTCTCGGTATACAGGCTGTCGGAAAAGCCATCCACGAACCTACGACAACAGTTGAGCGCAGGATCCCGAACGGACTTTCATCTACTGGGATCGAGCGATGAGTGGGGGACGCAGGGAATTGGACTCGAACTATTCGGACTTTCTGAAAACGAATCTTGAGCAGATTCGTATTCCACTGGAAGCGAATTCACAGGAAAGTTATTGTGGAATTTGCACTCCAAAATTTCGTGATTGGGCTGTCGGAGAATTCTCGGAGAACTTTCCTCTCGCGAgaattctccaaaatctgtTGAATCCGGAATATTTTTGACGAGGCTTTTGGGACACCCTGTGAAGACAAAATCCAATCTGCAGTGTTGCTCGTGCGTGGGCTCTTCGTGAATGATGATTGAGCCTCGTAAGGCCTTTGGTGAATGCTACAATGACTTTGGACACGATCTTCATGTGTAAATTTTCATCTGCGTCAGAGCTTCGTTCCCTCTACGAGTTTCCGTCACGT
It includes:
- the LOC122416272 gene encoding uncharacterized protein isoform X3 — translated: MENGTSIEIAKDQFVKLMNNLTAKQKENLLSFAVQKYFGGKPGDDESDEGSYCPDDVMDDPVALLNSIAKEIRAKVPMDAVLPSETITAPKKGQNSDCDPKITKHVDAFLYNDDELEDLVKDGKLSRNYCLDCGSTNTKPLIFISHSTSREELYHIFNTLLPPLDGKIVVDVGSRLGAVLYGAYAYTDAKRIIGVEMNKEFCDLQNEIIRKYKMENRLEIINSRIEEAAEVVKSADVLILNNVFEFYLSESEEKEIWKFLHANLKSGSFVVSRPAISETFATLETGIRLDEWLKAEVVPSNNHNSFGIDQNDDENEENSEISCYVVL
- the LOC122416270 gene encoding uncharacterized protein isoform X1 — protein: MFLSKVTNTTEENFKWRERLKFSSEMKCKSALKLRIEKGEINEVDVIENIEEHDEFNATSMMPVATRKLSKSPQSDEGIEPDSEKSKLTVSRSWSLDSNNHCEEDSPRAEKLWARRRSKQKVTRCCSSDSAVLSDEEQVKGWENMIICDRAEYDEPSEGKPRYWRTPSVVVSDYSDYSYLEEKYERSDLELEKYEGVVSETTSRASSCSCLDCDEIGEFEDLTSPLDNHLLQVCGRRRHSDSCCACLASNTSITHSQINEPASRRNSCLASPNPYRYKNDNSTEYRNPEQRSSSATRTESGNNAEDTKRSIELLDIPPFRKISDCSTNSSLSGDDFEVTELQPLKRPQSSGWRKLRNIVQWTPFFQTYKKQRYPWVQLAGHQGNFRAGPTPGTILKKLCPQEEACFKLLMRDVLRPYVPEFKGVLDVRELEDERHNHRNTENTEIKEVGDDGNKGVIVASYLQLQDLLGDFEQPCVMDCKVGVRTYLESELAKAKERPKLRKDMYEKMIQVDPAAPNAEERRVQGVTKPRYMVWRETISSTATLGFRVEGIKLGHGGSSKDFKTTRTREQVTEALKRFVENYSHAVPKYLQRLKAIRATLKASPFFASHEVVGSSLLFVHDTKNAGVWMIDFAKTLPLPSHLPSIQHDAEWQVGNHEDGYLIGVNNLIDIFQDIRNSET